A stretch of the Arthrobacter stackebrandtii genome encodes the following:
- the thiO gene encoding glycine oxidase ThiO yields the protein MPDVAVIGGGIVGLGIAWEAQCAGRSVVVIDPAPATGATFAAAGMLAPVSELHYQEEELLELTLASNARWPGFAASLEGPGVPGTGFRTTPTLVLGADAADRGALADLREVQAQNGLDVEQLTIRAARSAEPMVGPHISCAYRIAADHQVDPRGAAAGLRHRLAEVAAARGDADPFIAQPAAGLLWDRQETSGGGAGRQSRVAGVVLENGTEIRAREVVVANGLAAPQLNNLPAGLELPLRPVHGDVLRLRVPEQLRPLVTATIRGLVRGLPVYIVPREDGTVVIGATSREDHNPGVSAGGVHQLLRDAQVLLPAVAELELLECTARARPGTPDNAPLLGRVADAGGRDIPGLIIATGFFRHGVLLTPIAAHIVRQLLGGIADLAWLRFRPDRFSPTIRPAHAAPTV from the coding sequence CTGCCCGACGTCGCCGTCATCGGCGGCGGCATCGTGGGGCTCGGCATCGCCTGGGAAGCCCAGTGTGCGGGCCGGTCGGTGGTGGTGATCGACCCCGCGCCCGCCACCGGCGCCACGTTCGCCGCGGCTGGCATGCTGGCCCCCGTCAGCGAACTCCACTACCAGGAGGAAGAGCTCCTGGAGCTGACGCTCGCCTCCAATGCGCGCTGGCCCGGCTTTGCCGCATCCCTTGAGGGCCCGGGCGTTCCCGGCACCGGATTCCGTACGACGCCGACCCTTGTGCTGGGTGCCGACGCTGCGGACCGCGGTGCCCTGGCCGACCTGCGGGAGGTGCAGGCGCAGAACGGCCTGGACGTTGAGCAGCTGACCATCCGGGCGGCCCGGTCCGCCGAGCCGATGGTGGGTCCGCACATCTCCTGCGCCTACAGGATCGCCGCCGACCACCAGGTGGACCCCCGCGGTGCGGCCGCCGGGCTCCGGCACCGGCTGGCAGAGGTTGCCGCCGCGCGCGGCGATGCCGATCCGTTCATCGCCCAGCCAGCCGCCGGCCTGTTGTGGGACCGCCAGGAAACAAGCGGCGGGGGAGCCGGAAGGCAGAGCCGGGTGGCCGGCGTCGTGCTTGAAAATGGCACCGAAATCCGCGCCCGGGAGGTGGTGGTGGCCAACGGGCTGGCCGCCCCGCAGCTCAACAACCTGCCGGCGGGGCTCGAGCTGCCGCTGCGCCCAGTCCACGGCGACGTCCTGCGCCTGCGCGTCCCCGAACAGCTGCGTCCGCTGGTGACGGCGACCATTCGCGGGCTCGTCCGCGGGCTGCCGGTGTACATCGTGCCGCGCGAGGACGGCACCGTGGTCATCGGCGCGACCAGCCGCGAGGACCACAACCCCGGAGTCAGCGCCGGGGGAGTGCACCAACTTTTGCGCGATGCCCAGGTGCTGCTGCCCGCGGTGGCCGAGCTGGAACTGCTCGAATGCACCGCCCGCGCCAGGCCCGGCACCCCGGACAACGCGCCGCTGCTGGGGCGCGTGGCGGACGCAGGCGGCAGGGACATTCCGGGGCTCATCATCGCCACCGGATTCTTCCGCCACGGGGTGCTGCTGACCCCGATCGCCGCGCACATCGTCCGCCAGCTGCTCGGCGGAATCGCCGACCTGGCCTGGTTGCGCTTCCGCCCCGACCGCTTCTCGCCCACCATCCGCCCGGCGCACGCCGCCCCCACCGTGTAG
- the thiS gene encoding sulfur carrier protein ThiS: MHTISLNGTTESLPAGTTVADLVTATTGRALLPTGQAADGGRLGVAVARNAAVVPRSQWSATAVEDRDELEIVTAVQGG; encoded by the coding sequence ATGCACACCATTTCGCTCAACGGCACCACCGAATCCCTTCCGGCCGGCACCACCGTGGCCGACCTTGTCACCGCCACCACGGGCAGGGCGCTTTTGCCCACAGGCCAGGCGGCCGACGGCGGACGGCTGGGTGTCGCCGTCGCCCGCAACGCCGCCGTGGTGCCGCGCAGCCAGTGGTCGGCCACCGCTGTGGAGGACCGGGACGAACTGGAAATCGTCACGGCCGTGCAGGGCGGCTGA
- a CDS encoding thiazole synthase, translating into MTETLTRNDALVIDGVALNSRLIMGTGGAPSLSGLGAALIASGTELTTVAMRRYSVDEAAGGGTNLFKLLLENNIRILPNTAGCFTAREAVMTAELAREALETDWVKLEVIADEHTLLPDALELVEATEQLVNSGFKVFAYTNDDPVLALRLEELGAAAVMPLGAPIGTGLGILNPHNIELIVSRASVPVVLDAGIGTASDAALAMELGCDAVLLATAVTRAQNPVVMAEAFKHAVIGGRLAAQGGRIPKRAHALASSAMNGRPDL; encoded by the coding sequence ATGACTGAAACCCTGACCCGCAACGACGCCCTGGTGATCGACGGGGTGGCCCTGAATTCCCGGCTCATCATGGGCACCGGCGGTGCGCCGAGCCTGTCCGGCCTCGGCGCCGCCCTCATCGCCTCCGGCACCGAGCTGACCACCGTGGCCATGCGCCGCTACTCGGTGGACGAGGCAGCCGGCGGCGGCACGAACCTGTTCAAGCTGCTGTTGGAGAACAACATCCGCATCCTGCCCAACACTGCCGGCTGCTTCACCGCGCGCGAGGCCGTCATGACCGCCGAGCTGGCCCGCGAGGCGCTGGAAACCGACTGGGTGAAACTTGAGGTCATCGCCGACGAGCACACGCTGCTGCCCGACGCCCTGGAACTGGTCGAGGCCACGGAGCAGCTGGTCAACAGCGGCTTCAAGGTCTTCGCCTACACCAATGACGACCCCGTCCTGGCCCTGCGCCTCGAGGAGTTGGGCGCGGCCGCCGTCATGCCGCTGGGCGCCCCGATCGGCACGGGCCTGGGCATCCTGAACCCGCACAACATCGAGCTGATCGTCTCCCGCGCCTCGGTCCCCGTGGTGCTCGACGCCGGCATTGGCACAGCCTCCGACGCCGCCCTGGCCATGGAGCTGGGCTGCGACGCCGTCCTCCTGGCCACCGCCGTCACCCGCGCACAAAATCCTGTGGTCATGGCCGAGGCCTTCAAACACGCGGTCATCGGTGGCAGACTGGCAGCACAGGGCGGACGCATCCCCAAGCGGGCGCACGCACTGGCCTCCTCCGCGATGAACGGCCGCCCCGACCTGTAA
- a CDS encoding 4a-hydroxytetrahydrobiopterin dehydratase, translating into MGAQDTLTRPEIDAALVELPGWRLRLGGLSAALKCPTSATALDLFATIGALAQAANHHPDVDWRYDTLFVVLSSHDAGNKVTARDVALARAISSAAAEAGAVARPELLRAVEIAMDTADFTAVAPVWAAALGLKAGEPDELRDPAGRLPTMWFQQTETPNANRFHFDIHVPASEAQRVLAEVEAAGATLDRSSAPQFVIATDVQGNRLCICTEEGRDA; encoded by the coding sequence ATGGGTGCGCAGGACACATTGACCCGGCCTGAAATCGACGCGGCCCTGGTGGAACTGCCCGGCTGGAGGCTGCGCCTGGGCGGGCTGTCGGCGGCACTGAAATGTCCGACGTCGGCCACCGCCTTGGACTTGTTCGCCACCATCGGGGCGCTAGCCCAGGCGGCGAACCACCACCCGGATGTCGACTGGCGCTATGACACCTTGTTCGTGGTGCTGTCCTCGCATGATGCAGGCAACAAGGTGACCGCGCGGGACGTGGCGCTGGCACGGGCCATTTCCTCGGCCGCCGCCGAAGCCGGGGCAGTGGCCCGGCCGGAGCTGCTGCGTGCCGTTGAAATTGCCATGGACACCGCTGACTTCACGGCCGTGGCACCGGTCTGGGCCGCCGCGCTGGGGTTAAAGGCAGGGGAACCGGATGAGCTGCGGGATCCCGCCGGGAGGCTGCCCACCATGTGGTTTCAGCAGACGGAGACGCCCAACGCCAACCGCTTCCACTTTGACATCCACGTTCCCGCCAGCGAGGCGCAACGTGTCCTGGCCGAGGTGGAGGCCGCGGGGGCCACGCTGGACCGCTCCAGCGCACCGCAGTTCGTGATCGCCACGGACGTGCAGGGAAACCGGCTGTGCATCTGCACCGAAGAGGGCCGGGACGCCTGA
- a CDS encoding DUF3107 domain-containing protein codes for MEIKIGVQHISREIVLETEQSADDVAALVSESLANGTELRLKDEKGRLVIVPGNSIGYVELGGDKPRSMGFGAL; via the coding sequence GTGGAAATCAAGATCGGTGTCCAGCACATCAGCCGTGAAATTGTCCTTGAAACCGAACAGAGCGCCGACGACGTTGCCGCACTGGTCTCAGAGTCGCTCGCCAACGGCACCGAGCTGCGTCTTAAGGATGAAAAGGGCCGCCTGGTGATTGTTCCCGGCAACAGCATCGGATACGTTGAACTGGGCGGCGACAAGCCCCGCAGCATGGGCTTCGGCGCGCTCTAG
- a CDS encoding TetR/AcrR family transcriptional regulator, which produces MSVEPSSKERPAPRTQPSRMPRDERRAQLLASALEVFVNHGYHGAAMDEIAETAQVSKPVLYQHFPSKRELYLALLDEHLEALTQMLVTALGSTTDNKLRVQATMKAYFTFMAKDDQAHRLVFESDLVNDPDVAARLEAFNATYADAIGQVIAEDTKLPPVESILLGRALAGMAQVSARFWLEAKGDLDIDVASDLVYRLAWRGISRFPKES; this is translated from the coding sequence ATGAGTGTCGAACCCTCATCCAAGGAACGCCCAGCACCACGCACGCAGCCCAGCCGCATGCCCCGCGATGAACGCCGGGCCCAGCTGCTGGCCTCCGCCCTGGAGGTTTTCGTCAACCACGGCTACCACGGCGCCGCGATGGACGAGATTGCCGAGACCGCCCAGGTCAGCAAACCCGTCCTCTACCAGCATTTCCCCAGCAAGCGGGAGTTGTACCTGGCGCTGCTGGACGAGCACCTGGAGGCGCTGACCCAGATGCTGGTGACGGCGCTGGGGTCCACCACTGACAACAAGCTGCGCGTGCAGGCCACCATGAAGGCGTACTTCACGTTCATGGCCAAGGACGACCAGGCCCACCGGCTCGTCTTTGAATCGGACCTTGTCAACGACCCCGACGTCGCCGCCCGGCTGGAGGCGTTCAACGCCACGTACGCCGACGCGATCGGCCAGGTCATCGCCGAAGACACCAAGTTGCCGCCCGTCGAGTCCATCCTGCTGGGCCGTGCCCTGGCCGGCATGGCACAGGTCAGCGCACGGTTCTGGCTTGAAGCGAAGGGTGACCTCGACATCGATGTGGCCAGCGACCTCGTCTACCGTTTAGCTTGGCGCGGAATTAGCCGCTTCCCCAAGGAATCCTGA
- the moeB gene encoding molybdopterin-synthase adenylyltransferase MoeB produces the protein MVSVIQPLKSAPPASLPPLVEPGPPLAQEELERYSRHALIPEIGLEGQRRLRNARVLVIGAGGLGSPALLYLAAAGVGTLGVIDDDTVELSNLQRQVIHGVHDIGRSKLESARDSVLELNPGVNMVLHNVRLDSSNALELFAGYDVILDGADNFATRYLVNDAAAILGKPYVWGSILRFDGQVSVFWDRFGPNYRDLYPEPPAPGTVPSCAEGGVFGMLCASVGAMMVTEAVKLITGIGQTLLGRLLIFDALTSRWREIRIAKDPAAAPITELIDYEIFCGLVPAEKNDGDLISVDELASRLARRENGEDDFVLVDVREPVEFQIARIPGSVLVPLGGIRDGSALGALPQDKALILHCKAGTRSAQALASLRAAGFADVVHLEGGIDAWQSRGL, from the coding sequence ATGGTTTCCGTGATCCAGCCCTTGAAGTCCGCTCCGCCTGCATCCCTGCCGCCCCTGGTTGAGCCCGGCCCGCCCCTGGCCCAGGAAGAATTGGAGCGATATTCGCGCCACGCCCTCATTCCGGAAATCGGGTTGGAGGGCCAGCGCCGGCTGCGCAATGCGCGCGTGCTGGTGATCGGCGCCGGCGGACTGGGATCCCCCGCCCTCCTGTATCTGGCCGCGGCCGGGGTGGGCACGCTGGGCGTGATCGACGACGACACCGTGGAGCTGAGCAACCTGCAGCGCCAGGTGATCCACGGCGTGCACGACATCGGCCGCAGCAAGCTCGAATCCGCCCGCGATTCCGTCCTGGAGCTGAACCCCGGAGTCAACATGGTGCTCCACAATGTCCGGCTGGATTCCTCCAACGCGTTGGAACTGTTCGCCGGCTACGACGTCATCCTCGACGGCGCCGACAACTTCGCCACCCGCTACCTGGTCAACGACGCCGCAGCCATCCTCGGCAAGCCCTACGTGTGGGGTTCCATCCTGCGCTTCGACGGCCAGGTCAGTGTCTTCTGGGACAGGTTCGGCCCCAATTACCGCGACCTCTACCCCGAACCGCCGGCCCCCGGCACCGTCCCGTCCTGCGCGGAGGGCGGCGTCTTCGGGATGCTCTGCGCCTCAGTCGGCGCCATGATGGTCACGGAGGCCGTCAAGCTCATCACCGGAATTGGCCAGACACTCCTGGGCAGGCTGCTGATCTTCGACGCCCTGACCTCCCGCTGGCGCGAAATCCGGATCGCCAAGGACCCCGCTGCCGCGCCCATCACCGAACTCATCGACTATGAAATCTTCTGCGGGCTGGTTCCCGCGGAGAAGAACGACGGCGACCTCATCTCCGTGGACGAGCTCGCCTCCCGCCTGGCCCGCCGGGAGAATGGAGAGGACGACTTTGTGCTGGTGGACGTCCGGGAACCGGTGGAGTTCCAGATCGCCCGCATCCCCGGATCCGTGCTGGTACCGCTGGGAGGCATCCGCGACGGGTCAGCGCTGGGGGCCCTGCCGCAAGACAAGGCCTTGATCCTGCATTGCAAGGCGGGCACCCGCTCGGCCCAGGCCCTGGCAAGCCTGCGCGCGGCCGGTTTTGCCGACGTCGTCCATCTTGAGGGCGGCATTGATGCCTGGCAGAGCCGGGGCCTGTAG
- a CDS encoding SDR family NAD(P)-dependent oxidoreductase: MGRSDSQKTPQEPLGSGFGHYAAASEVVSGVDLSGTAAVVTGGYSGLGLETVRALAGAGAAVTVPARRAEHARGVLEEAGLGGVHVFDMDLGDQASVKRFAADYLDSGQRLDLLVNNAAIMACPETRVGPGWEAQFGTNHLGHYTLANLLWPLLADGGARVVALSSTGHKRSGIHFDDPQFTRGYDKWEAYGQAKTANSLFAVWLDELGAGDGVRAFAVNPGGIMTGLQRHLTQEEMVAAGWMDASGKLRDGFKTPEQGAATSVWAGTSPQLDGRGGVYCEDCDIARPTDPSSELARFMGVDPHAVDPGPARRLWELSAELTGVNAFG, encoded by the coding sequence ATGGGCCGCTCGGACAGTCAAAAAACGCCGCAGGAACCGCTGGGTTCGGGATTTGGGCATTATGCGGCCGCATCGGAAGTGGTCAGCGGCGTGGACCTCTCCGGGACCGCGGCGGTCGTGACCGGAGGGTATTCGGGCCTGGGGCTGGAGACCGTCCGCGCGCTGGCCGGTGCCGGTGCCGCCGTGACGGTGCCAGCCCGCCGTGCGGAGCATGCCCGAGGGGTGCTGGAGGAGGCCGGCCTGGGAGGTGTGCATGTTTTTGACATGGATTTGGGAGACCAGGCCAGCGTGAAGCGGTTCGCCGCCGACTACCTTGACTCGGGGCAGCGGCTGGACCTGCTGGTCAACAATGCCGCCATCATGGCATGCCCGGAAACCCGTGTCGGCCCGGGCTGGGAGGCGCAGTTCGGCACCAACCACCTGGGCCACTACACCCTGGCGAACCTGCTCTGGCCGCTGCTGGCCGACGGAGGGGCGCGCGTGGTGGCGCTCTCGTCCACCGGGCACAAGCGGTCCGGAATCCACTTTGACGATCCGCAGTTCACGCGCGGCTACGACAAATGGGAAGCGTACGGGCAGGCAAAGACCGCCAACAGCCTGTTTGCCGTGTGGCTGGACGAGCTGGGTGCCGGCGACGGGGTGCGGGCGTTTGCGGTGAACCCGGGCGGCATCATGACGGGGCTGCAGCGGCACCTGACGCAGGAGGAGATGGTGGCGGCCGGCTGGATGGACGCATCAGGAAAGCTCCGTGACGGCTTCAAGACGCCTGAACAGGGTGCGGCAACCTCCGTATGGGCCGGCACCTCCCCGCAGCTGGACGGGCGGGGCGGCGTCTACTGCGAGGATTGCGACATTGCCCGGCCCACCGATCCGTCGTCTGAGCTGGCCCGCTTCATGGGTGTGGATCCCCACGCCGTGGACCCCGGCCCTGCCCGGCGCCTGTGGGAGCTTTCGGCGGAATTGACGGGCGTAAACGCCTTCGGCTGA
- a CDS encoding glutamyl-tRNA reductase, with the protein MVLFSLVASHTDLDLETVARLSSGASEVSSELVAAQNAVAGLVTLATCNRYELYLHARSADDVGAARSAAVEAVSRYSGLPAAQVSDALATLQEDAVPRHLFSVSTGLDSAVVGEREIAGQVRRALSEAQDQGVTTPQLVRLFQAAAKTAKDVGSQTALGSRGMSIVSVALDLASAFHAAPSQDAPPPAGALSAAPCPPSGDAGPLSGMSAVLFGTGAYAGAAMAQLAQRGCTDISVYSSSGRADIFTASRGGTALNDDTLPGALANATLLVGCSGSDHQVTKADLAQLRHDNSPPLTVIDLALSHDFTPDIAELPGVELLTLETVRQAAPAEQEETLAQASALVTEATSSFGQAQNARSLDHAIVALRRHTMAVLDDELAKVRKQHGCSAATAEVEFAMRRMVKQLLHVPTVRAKELAAAGDTESYIAALDVLYGLKPTPEIIGSAVSAASATKAPDAGASLDGTAGTEATA; encoded by the coding sequence GTGGTTCTCTTTTCGCTCGTTGCCTCGCACACAGACCTTGACCTGGAAACCGTCGCCCGCCTCAGCTCCGGGGCATCGGAGGTCAGCTCCGAGCTGGTGGCTGCCCAAAATGCGGTGGCAGGGCTGGTGACACTGGCAACGTGCAACCGCTATGAGCTCTACCTCCATGCCCGCAGCGCCGATGACGTTGGGGCCGCCCGCAGCGCCGCCGTCGAGGCCGTCAGCCGGTACTCGGGACTGCCCGCGGCACAGGTCTCGGACGCCCTGGCCACCCTGCAGGAAGATGCCGTTCCCCGGCACCTGTTCTCCGTGAGCACTGGACTGGATTCGGCCGTCGTGGGCGAGCGGGAGATTGCCGGCCAGGTCCGGCGGGCCCTCAGCGAGGCGCAGGACCAGGGTGTCACCACCCCGCAGCTCGTGCGCCTGTTCCAGGCTGCGGCAAAAACCGCCAAGGACGTCGGTTCCCAAACCGCCCTGGGCAGCCGCGGCATGTCGATCGTCTCCGTGGCCCTCGACCTGGCCTCCGCCTTCCACGCGGCACCCTCCCAAGATGCCCCGCCACCTGCCGGGGCACTTTCAGCCGCCCCCTGCCCGCCTTCCGGGGATGCGGGCCCGCTCTCCGGCATGTCGGCGGTGCTGTTTGGCACCGGCGCCTATGCAGGAGCCGCGATGGCCCAGCTGGCCCAGCGCGGCTGCACCGACATCTCGGTTTATTCATCATCGGGCCGGGCCGACATCTTCACGGCCTCCCGCGGCGGCACGGCCCTCAATGACGACACCCTGCCGGGCGCCCTGGCCAATGCCACCCTGCTCGTGGGCTGCAGTGGCTCCGACCACCAGGTCACCAAGGCGGATTTGGCACAGTTGCGCCATGACAATTCGCCCCCGTTGACGGTCATCGACCTGGCCCTCAGCCACGACTTCACACCCGACATTGCCGAGCTTCCCGGCGTTGAGCTGCTGACCCTTGAAACGGTCCGCCAGGCGGCCCCGGCTGAGCAGGAAGAGACCCTCGCACAGGCCTCCGCACTGGTGACCGAGGCCACGAGCAGCTTCGGGCAGGCCCAAAACGCCCGCTCCCTGGACCACGCCATCGTGGCGCTGCGCCGCCACACCATGGCCGTGCTCGACGACGAACTGGCCAAGGTCCGCAAGCAGCACGGCTGCTCGGCGGCCACCGCCGAAGTCGAATTCGCCATGCGGCGCATGGTCAAGCAGCTGCTCCATGTGCCGACCGTCCGGGCGAAGGAACTCGCGGCAGCAGGCGACACCGAGAGCTACATCGCCGCCCTGGACGTCCTTTACGGGCTGAAACCGACGCCGGAAATCATCGGCAGCGCGGTGAGCGCAGCCTCCGCCACAAAAGCACCGGATGCTGGCGCCTCCCTGGACGGCACGGCAGGCACCGAAGCCACCGCCTAG
- the hemE gene encoding uroporphyrinogen decarboxylase produces MTLSPSHPLMDGRTANSPLITAYRGGKPSRRPVWFMRQAGRSLPEYRDLRVGTTMLESCLKPEMAAEITLQPVRRHDVDAAIFFSDIVIPLKLAGVGVDIVPGVGPVLDKPIRTAEDIAALPELTDESLDPIREAVALTVKELGSTPLIGFAGAPFTVAAYMVEGRPSRDHLGPRTMMHAEPELWAELMRWAANASGKFLRAQIEAGASAGQLFDSWAGSLGLADYTEHVAPASSIALDHVRGLGVPLVHFGTGTSELLGAMLDVGVDVMGVDYRLPLDEANRRLGGRVPLQGNIDPALLSAPWEVLEQHVREVVAAGSTAPAHVVNLGHGVPPDTDPEVLTRLVALVHSI; encoded by the coding sequence ATGACACTGAGCCCAAGCCACCCGCTGATGGATGGCCGCACCGCAAACTCCCCATTGATCACTGCCTACCGGGGCGGAAAGCCCAGCCGCCGCCCCGTTTGGTTCATGCGCCAGGCCGGCAGGTCGCTGCCGGAATACCGAGACCTCCGGGTGGGCACGACCATGCTGGAATCGTGCCTGAAGCCGGAGATGGCCGCCGAAATCACGCTCCAGCCGGTCCGGCGCCACGACGTTGACGCCGCCATTTTCTTCTCCGACATCGTCATCCCGCTCAAGCTGGCCGGCGTGGGCGTGGACATCGTCCCCGGCGTGGGCCCCGTCCTGGACAAGCCGATCCGCACGGCCGAGGACATCGCCGCCCTGCCCGAGCTCACCGACGAGTCCCTGGACCCGATCCGCGAGGCCGTGGCCCTGACCGTCAAGGAACTTGGCAGCACCCCGCTGATCGGCTTCGCCGGGGCACCCTTCACCGTGGCCGCCTACATGGTTGAGGGCCGCCCGTCCCGCGACCACCTGGGCCCGCGCACCATGATGCACGCCGAGCCGGAGCTGTGGGCGGAACTCATGCGCTGGGCCGCCAACGCCTCGGGCAAGTTCCTGCGTGCACAGATCGAGGCCGGTGCCAGCGCGGGCCAGCTCTTCGACTCCTGGGCGGGGTCGCTGGGACTGGCCGACTACACCGAACATGTGGCACCGGCGTCGTCCATCGCCCTGGACCATGTCCGCGGCCTAGGCGTGCCGCTGGTCCATTTCGGCACCGGAACGAGCGAACTGCTCGGCGCCATGCTGGATGTTGGCGTGGACGTCATGGGCGTCGACTACCGGCTGCCGCTGGACGAGGCGAACCGCAGGCTGGGCGGCCGGGTCCCGCTGCAGGGCAACATCGACCCCGCCCTGCTCAGCGCGCCGTGGGAGGTGCTGGAGCAACATGTCCGCGAGGTGGTGGCCGCGGGCTCCACGGCGCCCGCACATGTGGTGAACTTGGGTCATGGCGTTCCGCCGGACACCGACCCGGAGGTCCTGACACGCCTGGTTGCGCTGGTCCACTCGATCTAG
- a CDS encoding protoporphyrinogen/coproporphyrinogen oxidase, protein METRKTAAKAHRPLEHPAPNRAVVVGGGISGLLAARDLQAAGFHVDIYEASGMWGGCVGSHEVAGTVLDSGAESFATRNTAVADLAEELGLAERIVQPNPAGAWVWLPDGPVPLPRTGILGIPSDLNAPEVRAALGASGVLRASVDARLPATVGTTEKVSSVAELVRLRMGKRVLERLVAPVVAGVHSADPEKLDVDAVAPGLRAGIREHGSLAAAVAALRATGQPGSAVAGLSGGMHTLVTALVDALARAGVGMHLGHRVRAVYRDDTDPEQVPEDKKYDGGAPAPWIVDWEHGTDRGFAAAQLLVLATDGPTAVGLLAPELPELEPFMPAPGPDIRLVTLVVDVPELDSAPRGTGILVAPGVPGIKAKALTHATAKWEWLADDTGPGTHVLRLSYGRAGVKPADAVRLTPATPREDDLVATALADASALLGIAVTEADLLGSDIVRWRGSLPFAAVGHQAKMAQLQAVAATVPGLVLAGGWMSGNGLAAVVSGTRRAVRAAVDSARRV, encoded by the coding sequence ATGGAAACCCGCAAGACCGCAGCCAAGGCCCACCGCCCGCTTGAGCACCCCGCACCGAACCGTGCCGTGGTGGTGGGCGGGGGAATCTCCGGGCTGCTCGCGGCCAGGGACCTGCAGGCGGCCGGCTTCCACGTGGACATCTACGAGGCCTCCGGCATGTGGGGCGGTTGCGTGGGCAGCCACGAGGTGGCCGGGACGGTGCTTGATTCCGGTGCCGAGTCCTTCGCAACCCGCAACACCGCCGTGGCCGACCTTGCCGAAGAGCTGGGCCTGGCGGAGCGGATCGTGCAGCCGAACCCGGCCGGCGCCTGGGTGTGGCTGCCGGACGGACCCGTCCCGCTGCCGCGCACCGGAATCCTCGGCATCCCCTCGGACCTGAACGCGCCCGAGGTGCGGGCAGCGCTCGGTGCCTCCGGCGTGCTCCGCGCCTCGGTGGACGCCAGGCTGCCCGCCACCGTCGGGACCACCGAGAAGGTTTCCAGCGTGGCCGAACTCGTGCGGCTGCGCATGGGCAAGCGCGTGCTGGAACGCCTTGTCGCCCCCGTGGTTGCGGGTGTGCACTCCGCCGATCCCGAGAAGCTCGACGTCGACGCGGTGGCCCCGGGCCTGCGTGCCGGCATCCGTGAGCACGGCTCGCTGGCCGCCGCCGTGGCAGCGCTGCGTGCCACCGGCCAGCCCGGGTCCGCCGTGGCAGGGCTTTCAGGGGGCATGCACACCCTCGTCACGGCGCTCGTTGACGCGCTGGCCCGGGCAGGCGTGGGCATGCACCTGGGCCACCGGGTCAGGGCCGTCTACCGGGACGACACCGACCCGGAGCAGGTGCCCGAGGACAAGAAGTACGACGGCGGCGCCCCCGCCCCCTGGATTGTCGACTGGGAGCACGGCACGGACCGCGGCTTCGCGGCTGCCCAGCTGCTGGTCTTGGCCACCGACGGGCCTACGGCCGTGGGGCTGCTCGCCCCGGAACTGCCCGAGCTGGAACCCTTCATGCCCGCGCCCGGGCCGGACATCCGCCTCGTCACGCTGGTGGTCGACGTGCCCGAACTCGATTCTGCGCCGCGCGGCACGGGCATCCTGGTGGCTCCCGGCGTGCCCGGCATCAAGGCCAAGGCGCTCACTCACGCCACCGCCAAGTGGGAGTGGCTGGCCGACGACACAGGCCCCGGCACCCACGTGCTGAGGCTCTCCTACGGCCGCGCCGGCGTCAAGCCTGCCGACGCCGTCCGCCTCACCCCGGCCACGCCGCGGGAGGACGACCTCGTGGCCACGGCACTGGCCGACGCGAGCGCACTGCTGGGCATCGCGGTGACCGAAGCGGACCTCCTGGGTTCCGACATTGTCCGCTGGCGGGGCTCCCTGCCGTTTGCCGCCGTCGGACACCAGGCCAAAATGGCGCAGCTGCAGGCCGTGGCGGCCACCGTGCCGGGGCTGGTGCTGGCCGGCGGCTGGATGAGCGGCAACGGCCTGGCGGCCGTGGTCAGCGGCACCCGCAGGGCCGTCCGGGCGGCGGTCGACTCCGCCCGGCGGGTGTAA